tattattactattattatagTCAATAATTTTGAACTTGTATTAGAATCTTCGTATACCAACAAGACTTTCTCAATTTGTTCTCTGATACGTGGCTTAATTAAAGCAATGCATAATTGTGGAACAGGGTAAGCTAAGCATATCATTGGAGACTGGTGGTCAGCTTGAGCTTAGTGGGGCACCTGTCAAAACATTACATGAAACTTATGCCGAGATTAAATCACACCTATGTCAGGTCAGTTGAAATAATCCTACTCTAGTATATCCATGAAGCGGCAAGCTTGTAAAAAAACAAGTATCTCCAAGTATAATATTCCTTTTTTGtatagttttttctttctttctttttttttcttttttttttttgttgtgggTGAGTGTACTATGTTTGTTATTGTGATAAATAGTTTTATTTGTGTCatatcttgtaattttttttaacctactTCATGTTTATGTCAAATTTAGTTTCTAAGAAAAGATGtagataaagaaaaaaggacaaaataaagaaaaaaggtcTGCCTCGAGCAATCTGATCCACCTTCCCAGGGCATGTGGGCCCCACAACTTCCTTCTTTAGACTGTCTGAATTTCTATAGCATGGAATTCCAATTGGTTCTGTAAAATCACAGGCCACTCTAATTGTTAACGGCTATTCTAACATATGTTACTAATTGATAGATTAATATCTTGTGATTATTATCATATACCGAAGAGACTTGATGATTCAATGTGAAATTAGTATTTTTTACTTCGGGTTTTCATTCCTtcgtaaatttatttgtttatctaTTAATTCTTTTGATCTTATGAAGAATCTGTATGTTATTGAACAAAAGAATAGACTTcctatgttaattttttataggTGAAAGTTGTTGCAACGAAAATGGGAATTGGATTCTTAGGAATAGGTTTCCAGCCCAAAGCGGGACTTAAGGACATGCCTAGGATGCCCAAGGTATGTATTGTATACCTCTTTTCAACTGTTCGAGTTTGAGGGAAGTACACAAATTAGTTAGTTGGctaaatatcaaatatatttaaGCTGGAATGAGGAAAATATCCTCATGGATGGAATATAATTGATTACTCTAAATGAAGATAGACACAATTTGTCCACACGCACTATATGTCAGATCTTCAAACAAGAGATTAGGGCTTAAtaaattttaacccaaaaggattggctcaagtggtaatgtctcaccccaatgacacaatattgtccgcttttggctcccccgaACTAGACTTCCTGGGAGATCATCAATCCCGGTACTACTCTCACATAAGCACACTTAACTACGAAGCTCTGATAGGTTCATGATTATCACGACTTTCAAATACATTATGTCAAGAAGGGTGCGAGTATACATATGAGCACATGCTCATCcgcaggcgatgtgggacgccgCAATCACTTCCTCTTAGGACCTAACGTCCTTGCTAGTGACcttcataggcttgtgcacgctTGCCCCATCTTAGGCTGgacaatggctctgataccaaattgtGAGCGTCCCACATCGCTTGAGTATGGAGTTGGGGATCTACTTATATGTATATTCGCACACTTTTTGACAATAATgcattttaaagccgtgatggccTTGATCCCATTAGAACTCGGTAGTTAAGCATGTTTTTGCGAGAATACTATCAtgatgggtgacctcttgggaagtctggttcggAAGAGTTAAAAGCGAATAATATTGTGTCATTGGGGTAGAGCGTTACAtccttgggtgcaaacaatttatTGTGCAGATCAGTGATAACAATGCTATTGTCTTTGCCATTGATAGTTGTCTACTGGGTTGTTAATATGTGGAAGATGTTGCACTTGTGACCTCCGTATCATGAAAAAAATCCTTATGCAGACCTTCTTATCTGATACAACAAATGAAGCCACATTGCATTTACATCAATTGATATTGATCTTTGGAGTTTTGATCAATTTCATTTCACTAAACTTGTTTTTTGTACTAGCCAGACTTCCCATTATCTCCCTTTGAGCTTTGTTTTCTGATTTTCATGTGCACAGGCTTCTTCCTGAGGGTATTTTGTAAACATGGATTGTGTTTCTAGTTGtcaaaatttgttattttaatccCCTTTTTAATCTTTCCAGCATGCATGTTGATCTCGTTATTTCTATTTGGTCCCTATACCACCCAACCTTTCAATGGTGCCATTTTTCATTGTTACTATTCTGTTTTAGCCTTTGCGAACTTGGATATCTTGTTTACTGATAAGAGTAATTTTCTTCAGCCACATCTAGAGATTTTAGCAAGATACTTTGATAAAGATGGCTCAGTTGGAATCGATACAATGTGTAGGACATGCACTGTTCAGGTCAGATGAATTTTACTCTTTTCATGGTGAGACCTTAGAAAGGCATGCTCTTGAAGGCTGGCAAATTTTCATAACTCAATATGCCATTCGTTGATTTTTGATGAAAAGGTTTATCTTTCCAATATATGCATTTTCTTCTAGTTTCAAATGGAAAATGAtgcaaatcaaaattcaaaccttaTAGGTTAATCTGGATTACAGTTCAGAAGCCGACATGATCAAGAAATTCCGTGCTAGTCTGGCTTTGCAGCCTGTGAGAAACTTTGatcccaatttttattttttattggagaaTTTTCTTGTTCCATGGGATCTAACTAGTGCAACAAATAAGACAGATAGCAACAGCACTATTTGCAAATTCACCTTTTTCTGAAGGAAAGCCAAATGGTTACTACAGCTTGAGAAGGTTTCCAAAATTTACCAAAGTTCTTTCTTCATGTATATTAGTATCTTTTATCATGGGCTTCTGTATTGATTTTTGTTCAATTAAACAGCCATATATGGACTGCTAATGATAAATGTCGTATTGGCATGCTTCCCTTTGTTTTCGATGACTCCTTTGGGTAAGTTCATCTtcgttttacttttaaaatattgttcTAAACATCTACATATGTACAAAACATTTCTTCACAATAAGGGTTGTCATCAAGTAGTACTCCTATTCTACTAAGTAGCAACTTAGTTCCTACTTATTTTTAATTGCATCAACATAAATTTTCTATCACACTTGCATTGATAGAATTTTGTGGTTCTTCTCTAAGAAAATGTCCTTTTTTTAGCAGAGTTTTATTGGTTAGTAAAATTGATTGTATCGGATGGAACCATTGTGTTTATGCATAACTTTTGGTGCAGGTTTGAAAGATATGTTGATTATGCTCTTGATGTTCCAATGCTTTACATttacaaggaaaagaaatatatcGACTGTGCTGGAATGTCATTTCGGGTTTCCATCTATCGTTTCTAGTCTGTTGTAATAAGGATTTCATCAGTAGCCATGCTCTTCTTTCCTccaacataatttttattaaatcttgACAATACTTTCATCCTAAGCTAGTAATTTAGTCGAGACATGATGCTGGCCATTTTATTGTTTTACAGGACTTTATGGCAGGAAAACTTCCTTGTCTACCGGGTGAATTGCCAACACTCAATGATTGGGAGAATCATTTGAGAACATTATATCCTGAGGTGATCAAGTCTCTGCAAGTTCCAATTTTTCCTGATTTTTGTGCCTAACTTAAGCTATAAGTTACTGTCTTTGTTCAGGTTCGGATGAAGACATTCTTAGAGATGAGAGGTGCTGACGCAGGGCCTCTGGCAATGTTATGCGCTTTGCCAGCATTTTGGGTATTGTCTTATATGATCTACTAATACATAATTAGCCTACTTACACATTAATTAAGAGTAAGATATGATGTGGTCACATGCTGATATTACATGATGTTTGTTTTATGAACCTGTGTTACAGCTGAAAATGGAGTACACATATGTGCTTCAATTTTAAgacccatctttttttttttttttttgatgaataagaaattTCATTAAGCTCAAACTCAAACAAACAACACCTCAAACCCCATTACAATCCTTTacaaaaggccaaaaagaaacacaaacCAGAAACAAGAACACCTGCAACCCAGCAACTACACAAGTAGTTCTGCAGGAAAGTTCCACAAAACCCCATTACAAGCCTTTACAAAAGGCCAAAACAGAAACAAGCAAACCAGAAAACAAGAACACCTGCAACTACATAAGTAGTTCTGCAGGTAAGTTCCACAAGGAACATAGAATAATGTTCTCCCTAGTTCTAGGAAATTTTCCTTTCCCAGCAATTCTAGTTCTTACTTCCCAAACAATCTTCTTCAAAAGCTGCTCCTCTGTACAAGGCTGGCCAGCATGAATGAGCTCATTCCTAGTGCGCCAAAGATTGTAGACAACTGATCCCATAACCAGTCGGCAGAGCAAACACTTGAGAGATAGACCATCTTTTGAATAGTTACATATTTGTATAGATAAGAAGGATTTCTGTTAAAAAATGGTAGGGTAATTTCAATGAGTTTATTCTGTACAGTTTTGGCAATCTCTAGAAGCATCATGTCAATTATATTCTGTTGCATTGTTAGATTATGATAAATTACAATCTGTTTGTTGCCATTTGATTTAGAAGATGGAATAAAGTTTATCTTGTTAGTAGATGTATTTGAATTAAAATGCGttaactctcattttcttctaatATGTCAGGTAGGTTTATTATATGATGAGGTTTCACTACAAAATGTTCTAGGCATGATAGCCGATTGGACCGTGGAAGAACGAGAGATGCTGAGGAATAAGGTAATACAAATATGATCGAGACAAGCAAATTAAATGGTGATCATCAAGATGGCTAacatatattgaaaaatctaaaacgactccaaacaacacctattcaaatgtctaggtgattcacaaatattcagcggaataagatctgacctaacaatcaataatcaaccaaatgcagatatgtaatgaaaattaagaacacagatatttggttacgaagaggaaaccatttagagaactctctaaatgtaaaacctctccggggcagccaaacccaggaaatcaatccactataagaagaataaggaatacaagaagaattacaaaacctttgcaatttactcttccttgtacacgacaagcgacccacttgacttctaccgcagtagccctttccagaacatctggcacaattcttctataagatttcctttcaccggaactccgattggcttcacgtattttctcttcaacaataatctagaacaattctctctctctaagcacccagatatttgctcaataaaatacgtacatgtaaatgtagcaaaatcgtgtttaaatagaaaataaccctaataagtcacccaggtccggaccctgcagatctgaggtccggacatgcctcataaaatgcactttcgggaactggggtccggacccggggaattgaggtccggaccctgcttgaaaaatcaagtttctggaaatggggtccggacccggcttctggaggtccggacccggactgtccagtcttcatcaacaactccgatcgatgggcgtttgtggtccgattgagctgaaattttgcagggacgttcataacacatgaatctacattatgaacggtggagattggattctgagcattctatatcagtgtttgagccgtgaacagtagcatctgcattttggaactgaattaagccaacacaagaactaacaaactccccctttggcaattcagtgacaaaaccaaaatgtcgagccaatcccatcatctccccatatttactccccctttttgtcacagaatgacaaaaggtcttcatgtttcctgaaacacttcacaaaatacatcaaggcatatgtggaacaagaagacataaataaaactcatgaaaaaaaatgatgcgtgattataaagaaacatcagcaaaactccccctcaatgtatgactcaattaacaacaggaaactggaaatgcaaagcatgtttctccccctttaaaagttaaatgaacacacatgataacacatcaatgactcatgtattgcacaatgaatatccaaaagctttcctttattttttattttttatttttatttattttttttttaaaaaaaaaacaaaacaccaaagaaaaCTTGTATAGATAAGCAATAGATCATGCATGCTCGTATGAATATCTGAACAATTCGGAGTGATCAACAAGCTACACTTACAccgtaaatgtaccatatgcatgacacaaccttggtctgtgaatgcagtcaagtaggcaataatcagaaatctcatgtgatggtgtagtgtgtgagtactcccattaactaagatttcatcaatgaaaggtaaatctaggcagacattttgtaaaggaagaccagcagtctgattcaaaccacagtaaaaccttataatgttaggacctagattccctcatccgatacactccccctgagactgatcattttcttttaccatgtcctttagtaatcatctatttccgcaatgatttgatcactgattctttctttagggacagacagaagcaaaatgaaatcatctgagcttattttatgcccttttttttttttctttttttttttttttggaaaatggtggaattttttggagctaggttcaactaacgagttggtcaagtggcaaGATTCTACACTGCCTAtcttccaaacaaaatgttttctccaaatttccaaacatataacaaaaatctaaacctaatgggggcaaaaagtgcacaatttcgaacataagaaaaactgactcttactcctttaacagtcttcagaaaaacaaggtatatcagaaacatatggagcaatagatgtaaattgcagaaatattgaccccactcatatgtaaaatattcatttgagcacaagacatgagaaactgagtatctaacaattaaaacaatctaaaagaataaaaaataatcaaagaaaataaaaacaaagcaaacaaaaattaagaaaaaaatgccctagaacagctatagacaaatatcaatatgctcaatttctaggcatggtctatgtgcccacctaatctaggtgagtccattaccactccccctcaatgggtgaatggtattaatcttcttgacccaaactttcttcacatcagggacaactgtgtgactcttatccaagacatctaaccgtgttactacgtctctcatcatgttgaataatttctcataactatttctagaatggaaatattctcttttaggctcatgactgttaagctgaaaacacttaggacgaatatgtccaatcttaccacagttatgacacgtaggaataaacctttgagaaggttggttccttaacatgtgcata
This genomic interval from Corylus avellana chromosome ca3, CavTom2PMs-1.0 contains the following:
- the LOC132173370 gene encoding glutamate--cysteine ligase, chloroplastic-like isoform X2; this encodes MSLLSQPGQAHFMAYGVKRNMVASNKKETHVGFPSSPHLAKTWVGRKQGHKVIVAATATEANVFPTEPLTKEDLVGYFASGCKPREEWRIGTEHEKFGFQLRTLCPITYKQIEELLNSVAAIYDWGKVMEGDNLVGLKKGKLSISLETGGQLELSGAPVKTLHETYAEIKSHLCQVKVVATKMGIGFLGIGFQPKAGLKDMPRMPKPHLEILARYFDKDGSVGIDTMCRTCTVQVNLDYSSEADMIKKFRASLALQPIATALFANSPFSEGKPNGYYSLRSHIWTANDKCRIGMLPFVFDDSFGFERYVDYALDVPMLYIYKEKKYIDCAGMSFRDFMAGKLPCLPGELPTLNDWENHLRTLYPEVRMKTFLEMRGADAGPLAMLCALPAFWVGLLYDEVSLQNVLGMIADWTVEEREMLRNKDGLERRGFKESGFLDEVAEVAKAGVTPAEKLLEMHQRKWRQCVDPLFHELLY
- the LOC132173370 gene encoding glutamate--cysteine ligase, chloroplastic-like isoform X3 — translated: MSLLSQPGQAHFMAYGVKRNMVASNKKETHVGFPSSPHLAKTWVGRKQGHKVIVAATATEANVFPTEPLTKEDLVGYFASGCKPREEWRIGTEHEKFGFQLRTLCPITYKQIEELLNSVAAIYDWGKVMEGDNLVGLKKGKLSISLETGGQLELSGAPVKTLHETYAEIKSHLCQPHLEILARYFDKDGSVGIDTMCRTCTVQVNLDYSSEADMIKKFRASLALQPIATALFANSPFSEGKPNGYYSLRSHIWTANDKCRIGMLPFVFDDSFGFERYVDYALDVPMLYIYKEKKYIDCAGMSFRDFMAGKLPCLPGELPTLNDWENHLRTLYPEVRMKTFLEMRGADAGPLAMLCALPAFWVGLLYDEVSLQNVLGMIADWTVEEREMLRNKVPKTGLKTPFRDGLLRHVAEEVVKWAKDGLERRGFKESGFLDEVAEVAKAGVTPAEKLLEMHQRKWRQCVDPLFHELLY
- the LOC132173370 gene encoding glutamate--cysteine ligase, chloroplastic-like isoform X1; protein product: MSLLSQPGQAHFMAYGVKRNMVASNKKETHVGFPSSPHLAKTWVGRKQGHKVIVAATATEANVFPTEPLTKEDLVGYFASGCKPREEWRIGTEHEKFGFQLRTLCPITYKQIEELLNSVAAIYDWGKVMEGDNLVGLKKGKLSISLETGGQLELSGAPVKTLHETYAEIKSHLCQVKVVATKMGIGFLGIGFQPKAGLKDMPRMPKPHLEILARYFDKDGSVGIDTMCRTCTVQVNLDYSSEADMIKKFRASLALQPIATALFANSPFSEGKPNGYYSLRSHIWTANDKCRIGMLPFVFDDSFGFERYVDYALDVPMLYIYKEKKYIDCAGMSFRDFMAGKLPCLPGELPTLNDWENHLRTLYPEVRMKTFLEMRGADAGPLAMLCALPAFWVGLLYDEVSLQNVLGMIADWTVEEREMLRNKVPKTGLKTPFRDGLLRHVAEEVVKWAKDGLERRGFKESGFLDEVAEVAKAGVTPAEKLLEMHQRKWRQCVDPLFHELLY